The proteins below come from a single Prosthecobacter sp. SYSU 5D2 genomic window:
- a CDS encoding AAA family ATPase encodes MNPVLCIIGGCNGAGKTTLARELLPRLGLRRFLNADEIARGLSPLDPSLCAFRAGRLLLEEARALIQAGTSFAIESTLSGKTYLALIREAKARGYRFHLHYLIIGSATQAVSRVDLRVRLGGHHVPEADIRRRFDRSRRHWTHDYLPLADEWVLWDNQVPPPRQVADNKTHTLDQVQAMFTSNTLQEAPLREMSEMSKIGLEAGRVATEKMLDYYKRMGIKVTPEMTLAPEKPVRKARSKTKVKAP; translated from the coding sequence ATGAACCCCGTCCTCTGCATCATCGGCGGCTGCAATGGCGCAGGCAAGACCACGCTCGCGCGGGAGCTGTTGCCCCGGCTTGGGTTGAGGCGCTTTCTCAATGCCGATGAGATCGCTCGCGGCCTCTCGCCGCTGGATCCCTCCCTCTGCGCCTTCCGCGCCGGACGCCTCCTGCTGGAAGAAGCCCGCGCCCTCATCCAGGCCGGGACCAGCTTTGCCATTGAGTCCACCCTCAGCGGCAAAACCTACCTCGCCCTGATCCGCGAAGCCAAAGCGCGGGGCTACCGGTTCCACCTTCATTACCTCATCATCGGCTCCGCCACCCAGGCCGTCTCCCGCGTGGACCTCCGCGTCCGCCTCGGCGGCCACCACGTGCCCGAGGCCGACATCCGCCGCCGCTTCGACCGCAGCCGCCGCCACTGGACCCACGACTACCTCCCCCTTGCCGATGAGTGGGTCTTGTGGGATAATCAAGTGCCACCGCCGCGTCAGGTCGCCGATAATAAGACGCACACCCTCGACCAAGTCCAAGCCATGTTCACCTCCAACACCCTCCAGGAAGCACCGCTGCGTGAAATGTCGGAGATGTCCAAGATCGGCCTCGAAGCTGGTCGCGTCGCCACTGAGAAGATGCTGGACTACTACAAGCGCATGGGCATCAAAGTCACTCCCGAGATGACCCTCGCCCCCGAAAAACCCGTGCGCAAGGCCAGGAGCAAAACCAAGGTCAAGGCCCCGTAA
- a CDS encoding cupin domain-containing protein, translating to MTINPLSKQVPFTTKDGSTIRSILDRTNAPVQNQSLAEATVPVGRPTERHYHKLSEEFYYILEGEGTMEIDGEERPVSPGDAILIPPGAWHQITATQTLRFLCCCAPPYSHDDTYFATL from the coding sequence ATGACCATCAACCCACTTTCTAAACAAGTTCCCTTCACCACCAAGGACGGCAGCACCATCCGCAGCATCCTGGACCGGACCAATGCCCCCGTGCAAAACCAGTCCCTCGCCGAGGCCACCGTCCCAGTCGGCCGCCCCACCGAGCGCCACTATCACAAACTCAGCGAGGAGTTCTACTACATCCTCGAAGGCGAAGGCACCATGGAAATAGACGGCGAGGAACGCCCCGTCTCCCCTGGCGATGCCATCCTCATTCCCCCCGGTGCCTGGCACCAGATCACCGCCACCCAGACCCTCCGCTTTCTCTGCTGCTGCGCCCCGCCATATTCTCACGACGATACCTATTTTGCCACTTTGTGA
- a CDS encoding SDR family NAD(P)-dependent oxidoreductase, with product MNFDTQHCNALITGASSGLGAEFARQLAPEAGALFLTGRRMEALEAVKTECLVLNGALKVHLHACDIATEEGRGALLKEVVASGFQPNLLINNAGMGDYGTVATAAAEKLKAQMDLNVTALVLLTHACLPLLKRPGGIINISSLASALPLPAMAVYAASKAFVTSFSEALAVEVEREGIAVTCVCPGPTPTGFGKTAQRPDGEDTDRDGQDLLRIPPQQVVAEGLAALRSGHTCVYPGLGVKIAFRLFRHLPRILLRPLLRRRFAKGTV from the coding sequence ATGAACTTTGATACCCAACATTGCAATGCTCTTATCACCGGTGCGTCCTCGGGGCTGGGGGCGGAGTTTGCCCGGCAGCTTGCGCCGGAGGCGGGGGCGTTGTTTCTGACGGGACGGCGGATGGAGGCGCTGGAGGCGGTGAAAACGGAGTGCCTGGTGCTGAACGGGGCGCTGAAAGTGCATCTGCATGCCTGTGACATCGCTACGGAGGAGGGCAGGGGAGCTCTGCTGAAGGAGGTCGTGGCCTCCGGTTTCCAGCCGAATTTGCTGATCAATAATGCCGGGATGGGGGATTATGGAACGGTGGCCACGGCGGCGGCGGAGAAGTTGAAGGCGCAGATGGATCTGAATGTGACGGCCCTGGTGCTGCTGACGCATGCCTGCCTGCCGCTGCTGAAGAGGCCAGGAGGGATCATCAACATCAGCTCGCTGGCCAGTGCGCTGCCGCTGCCGGCGATGGCAGTCTATGCTGCGAGCAAAGCTTTTGTGACGAGTTTTTCCGAAGCATTGGCCGTTGAGGTGGAGCGGGAGGGGATCGCGGTGACTTGCGTGTGCCCAGGACCGACGCCGACGGGTTTTGGCAAGACCGCCCAGCGTCCAGACGGTGAGGATACGGACCGGGACGGTCAGGATCTTTTACGCATCCCGCCGCAGCAGGTGGTGGCGGAAGGTCTCGCGGCCTTGCGCAGCGGGCATACCTGCGTGTATCCAGGGCTGGGAGTGAAAATCGCCTTCCGGCTTTTTCGCCACCTTCCACGTATCCTTTTGCGTCCCCTGTTGCGGAGACGGTTTGCCAAAGGCACAGTCTAA